A window of Gemmatimonadota bacterium contains these coding sequences:
- a CDS encoding RecQ family ATP-dependent DNA helicase, which translates to MTAGTPTLALARRVLSERYGHDDFRGVQGDVVRAALAGRDVLALMPTGAGKSVCFQIPALLAPGTTLVVSPLISLMTDQVDRLRALGVEAAALHGALEHGQRERTLAALAAGALKLLYVAPERFGSRPFARALAAARVARLAVDEAHCIVSWGRSFRPAYRGLGAVRARLGCPCTALTATATPAVRTEIVAELGLIDPATFATGVDRPNLRWEVERLRGRRAKDLRLLNLVRGERAGRVLVYAATRRTTDALADLLRGRGVDAVAYHAGVSDAERARLQRRFLGGDARVVVATSAFGMGIDRPDVRAVVHYDMPGALEDYVQEAGRAGRDGLPSRCVLLYAKGDERVHVQLGRQSHPPPALVRAVLSFLRARAVTGAPPHGASSLRLRPVEVMGAVRGLSGPQQLEAAIRVLREEGLVAAGRPDARGGVSLVVEGAGGLSRRGRARRREALARERESLAAMRAYARARTCRRALILAHFAEPAGRGPCSDCDVCAPAGPRPDPPARTRRGRPLCVGGVRS; encoded by the coding sequence ATGACGGCTGGGACACCGACCCTCGCGCTCGCGCGCCGCGTGCTGAGCGAGCGCTACGGGCACGACGACTTTCGCGGCGTGCAGGGCGACGTCGTGCGCGCAGCGCTGGCGGGGCGGGACGTGCTCGCGCTCATGCCGACCGGCGCCGGCAAGAGCGTGTGCTTCCAGATCCCGGCCCTGCTCGCCCCCGGCACGACGCTCGTCGTGAGTCCCCTGATCTCGCTGATGACCGACCAGGTGGACCGCCTGCGCGCCCTCGGGGTGGAGGCCGCGGCGCTGCACGGAGCGCTGGAGCACGGGCAGCGAGAGCGAACCCTCGCGGCGCTCGCGGCGGGCGCGCTGAAGCTCCTCTACGTGGCGCCCGAGCGCTTCGGGTCGCGTCCCTTCGCGCGGGCGCTCGCGGCGGCGCGGGTGGCACGCCTGGCCGTGGACGAGGCGCACTGCATCGTCTCCTGGGGCCGCAGCTTCAGGCCGGCCTACCGCGGGCTGGGGGCGGTGCGGGCGCGCCTGGGCTGTCCCTGCACCGCGCTCACCGCGACCGCGACGCCGGCGGTGCGCACAGAGATCGTCGCCGAGCTGGGCCTCATCGACCCCGCTACCTTCGCCACCGGCGTGGACCGGCCGAACCTGCGCTGGGAGGTGGAGCGGCTGCGCGGAAGGCGCGCCAAGGACCTGCGCTTGCTGAACCTGGTGCGAGGCGAGCGCGCCGGCCGGGTGCTGGTGTACGCGGCCACCCGCCGGACCACCGACGCGCTCGCCGATCTGCTGCGCGGACGCGGCGTCGACGCGGTGGCCTACCACGCCGGCGTGAGCGACGCCGAGCGCGCCCGCCTGCAACGCCGCTTCCTGGGCGGGGACGCGCGCGTGGTCGTGGCCACGTCGGCGTTCGGCATGGGCATCGATCGGCCCGACGTGCGCGCGGTGGTGCACTACGACATGCCCGGGGCGCTGGAGGACTACGTGCAGGAGGCGGGCAGGGCGGGGCGCGACGGGCTGCCGTCCCGGTGCGTGCTGCTGTACGCCAAAGGCGACGAGCGCGTGCACGTGCAGCTCGGCCGCCAGTCCCATCCGCCGCCCGCCTTGGTGAGAGCGGTGCTCTCTTTCCTGCGCGCGCGCGCAGTCACGGGCGCGCCGCCCCACGGCGCCTCGTCGCTGCGGCTGCGGCCGGTAGAGGTCATGGGCGCGGTTCGGGGTCTGTCGGGACCGCAACAGCTCGAGGCGGCCATCCGCGTCCTGCGAGAGGAGGGACTCGTGGCGGCGGGGCGTCCCGATGCGCGGGGCGGCGTCTCGCTGGTCGTCGAGGGGGCGGGCGGACTGTCTCGCCGGGGCCGGGCGCGACGGCGCGAGGCGCTGGCGCGGGAGCGGGAGAGCCTCGCCGCCATGCGGGCGTACGCGCGAGCGCGGACGTGCAGGAGGGCGCTCATCCTGGCGCACTTCGCCGAGCCGGCGGGTCGCGGACCGTGCTCCGACTGCGACGTCTGCGCGCCCGCCGGGCCGCGTCCCGACCCTCCCGCGCGCACCCGCCGCGGACGCCCTCTTTGCGTGGGCGGTGTTCGTTCATAG
- a CDS encoding Rne/Rng family ribonuclease, translating to MKREIFISATPQETRVAILEDDVLVEVRVERADAERIVGDIYLGHVQAVLPGIQAAFVEIGTEKAGFLHVSDVLLDDDDEDENGNGNDNGDGDGGGGRRRSRRYPPIQDLIAKGDSTLVQVTKEPISTKGPRVTRQVSLPGRFVVYMPYSTHVGVSRKIEGREERSRLRALAKEILPKDSGGVIIRTVGEELTRDAFERELNTLISAWKKIEKRATSSKAPAVVHREAKLVRGVIRDVFSDKVDRIVVDQADLYSEIRQYLHGMDPGLLDRVQYDAEPEPLFDRHGIEDAIQVAFERRVDLKSGGYLVIEPTEALVSIDVNTGRFTGKRDPDKTILRTNLDAAREVARQLRLRDMGGIIVVDFIDMEVKGHQDQVMQELRTWLGRDRARTKAFHISELGLVQMTRQRVRPSLYQAMTERCTHCGGAGRVFTPETVLRRVERALKRVALGGAEKSMTVRVHPEVALYALEEEHDFVRRLQGAHRLEFMLRDDPLLRQDEYRLLAGSAGTDVTKRYAER from the coding sequence ATGAAACGCGAAATCTTCATTTCGGCGACACCACAGGAGACGCGTGTCGCCATCCTCGAGGACGACGTTCTGGTCGAGGTGCGCGTGGAGCGCGCTGACGCCGAGCGCATCGTCGGCGACATCTATCTGGGTCACGTGCAGGCGGTACTGCCGGGGATCCAGGCCGCCTTCGTCGAAATCGGCACCGAAAAAGCCGGCTTCCTCCACGTGTCCGACGTCCTGCTGGACGACGACGATGAGGATGAGAACGGCAACGGCAACGACAACGGCGATGGAGACGGCGGCGGCGGTCGACGACGCTCCCGGCGCTATCCCCCCATCCAGGATCTGATCGCCAAGGGCGACAGCACGCTCGTTCAGGTCACCAAAGAACCCATCAGCACCAAGGGCCCGCGGGTCACGCGCCAGGTGTCCCTGCCGGGGCGGTTCGTGGTGTACATGCCGTATTCCACGCACGTGGGGGTCAGCCGCAAGATCGAGGGCAGGGAGGAGAGGTCGCGCCTGCGCGCGCTGGCCAAGGAGATCCTCCCCAAGGACTCGGGCGGGGTGATCATCCGGACCGTAGGGGAGGAGCTCACGCGGGACGCCTTCGAGCGCGAGCTGAACACCTTGATATCGGCCTGGAAGAAGATCGAGAAGCGGGCGACCTCCTCCAAGGCGCCGGCCGTCGTGCACCGGGAAGCGAAGCTCGTGCGCGGCGTGATCCGCGACGTGTTCAGCGACAAGGTGGACCGCATCGTCGTGGACCAGGCCGACCTCTACTCGGAGATCAGGCAGTACCTCCACGGCATGGACCCGGGCCTGCTGGATCGGGTCCAGTACGACGCCGAGCCCGAGCCGCTGTTCGACCGGCACGGCATAGAGGACGCGATCCAGGTCGCTTTCGAACGCCGCGTCGACCTCAAGTCCGGCGGGTACCTGGTCATCGAGCCCACCGAGGCGCTCGTGTCGATCGACGTCAACACGGGCCGCTTCACGGGCAAACGCGATCCCGACAAGACCATCCTGCGGACCAACCTGGACGCGGCGCGCGAGGTGGCCCGACAGCTTCGGCTGCGCGACATGGGCGGCATCATCGTCGTGGACTTCATCGACATGGAGGTCAAGGGTCACCAGGACCAGGTGATGCAGGAGCTCCGCACCTGGCTGGGCCGCGACCGAGCCCGCACCAAGGCGTTCCACATCTCCGAGCTGGGCCTCGTGCAGATGACGCGGCAGCGGGTACGCCCGTCGCTGTACCAGGCCATGACCGAGAGGTGCACGCACTGCGGCGGCGCCGGGCGCGTGTTCACGCCGGAGACCGTACTGCGACGTGTGGAGCGCGCGCTGAAAAGGGTCGCGCTGGGTGGCGCGGAGAAGAGCATGACCGTGCGCGTGCACCCGGAGGTGGCGCTGTACGCGCTGGAAGAGGAGCACGACTTCGTGCGCCGGCTGCAGGGCGCTCATCGCCTGGAGTTCATGCTGCGCGATGATCCCCTCCTGCGGCAGGACGAGTACCGCCTGCTCGCGGGCTCGGCGGGCACCGACGTGACCAAGCGGTACGCCGAGCGGTGA
- a CDS encoding enoyl-CoA hydratase/isomerase family protein: MRNLTRLKYDEHEGVALISLDRPRKRNALDAATVHELGGAIGAAEGSDRIRVILLRGEGPDFCAGADLSEMEKLVSAAGPLENLQDAAQLGALLVRMRRLRKPIIAAVHGHALAGGAGLATACDLVVAADDAVFGYPEVRLGFVPAMVMALLRRSVGEKRAFELVATGEPISSERAVAIGLANRVFAADGFQDSALEFAVELARRPASALELNKRLLYGMDGASFEESIARGAEINALARLSEETRAGVRRFLERQPRP, translated from the coding sequence ATGAGGAACCTGACCCGGCTCAAGTACGACGAGCACGAGGGCGTGGCGCTGATCTCGCTGGATCGCCCGCGCAAGCGCAACGCCCTGGACGCGGCCACCGTGCACGAGTTGGGCGGCGCGATCGGCGCCGCGGAGGGGTCGGACCGGATCCGCGTGATCCTGCTGCGGGGAGAGGGGCCGGACTTCTGTGCCGGCGCGGACCTGTCGGAGATGGAAAAGCTCGTGTCCGCGGCGGGGCCCCTGGAGAACCTGCAGGACGCAGCGCAGCTCGGCGCGCTGCTGGTGCGCATGCGGCGCCTGCGCAAGCCGATCATCGCGGCGGTGCACGGCCACGCGCTGGCGGGCGGAGCGGGCCTCGCCACGGCGTGCGATCTGGTCGTGGCGGCGGACGACGCGGTCTTCGGCTATCCGGAGGTGAGGCTCGGCTTCGTGCCGGCCATGGTGATGGCCCTTCTGCGGCGGTCAGTGGGCGAGAAAAGGGCCTTCGAGCTGGTGGCCACGGGGGAGCCCATCTCCTCCGAGCGGGCCGTGGCGATAGGCCTCGCCAACCGCGTCTTCGCCGCCGACGGCTTCCAGGACTCGGCGCTGGAGTTCGCGGTCGAGCTCGCCAGACGGCCGGCTTCCGCGCTCGAGTTGAACAAGCGGCTGCTGTACGGCATGGACGGCGCCTCCTTCGAGGAATCGATCGCGCGCGGCGCGGAGATCAACGCGCTCGCCCGTCTCTCCGAGGAGACCCGCGCGGGAGTGCGGCGCTTCCTGGAAAGGCAGCCGCGGCCGTGA
- the rplU gene encoding 50S ribosomal protein L21, which translates to MYAIIRTGGKQFRVEPGDTLRVPSIQAEVGATISIDEVLLGGGEEDIVVGTPLLDGASVQAEIVAHGRGEKIIVFKWKRRKNYRRKQGHRQGFTEIRVDTIDLG; encoded by the coding sequence ATGTACGCGATTATCCGGACCGGCGGTAAACAGTTTCGAGTGGAGCCCGGAGACACCCTCCGCGTGCCCTCCATCCAGGCCGAAGTGGGCGCTACCATCTCGATAGACGAGGTGCTGCTCGGCGGCGGTGAGGAGGACATCGTGGTGGGCACTCCCCTGCTCGACGGAGCGTCTGTCCAGGCGGAGATCGTCGCCCACGGCAGGGGCGAGAAGATCATCGTCTTCAAGTGGAAGCGGCGCAAGAACTACCGCCGCAAGCAGGGGCACCGGCAGGGCTTCACCGAGATACGCGTCGACACGATCGATCTGGGCTGA
- a CDS encoding sodium:solute symporter family protein yields the protein MEQWQTVTLVVAGYLAVTLGIGLLAGRGVSKSVAGYVAADRGFGLLAMYFVTGATIFSAFAFLGGPGWAYSRGAAAFYILAYGVLGIVPWYWIGPRAARLGRRFGFVTQAQLVVGRFPSRGLSAGLAVVSVLAFIPYLMLQMSGAGIVFEAVTDGHVPFWAGAAVAYGVVLLYVLRSGVAAIGWTNVFQGVFMLTIAWTLGVYIPATLYGGIGPMFERIAEARPELLTLPGLTGSGDPWTWGGFSSAILASAIGFLMWPHLFMKSFTARSDETIRRTVVLFPTFQLFLIPIFLIGFAGVLFPTAPPSSDFILPHMILETGLPALVVGLFCAGALSASMSTGDALLHGAASIAVEDGIQPFARMEERRARLSMQALVVVIGAIAYLLAVVLRVNLVQLLLGAYGVVDQLAPPVYAALLWRRATTPGVLAGLAGGTATTLFFFFNGHLRPWDIHEGLLGLAVNVALLIAVSLATAPQREAHAGAFVEATEEGPAASTSGL from the coding sequence ATGGAGCAGTGGCAGACCGTCACCCTGGTGGTGGCCGGATACCTGGCGGTCACCCTGGGGATCGGGCTCCTGGCCGGTCGCGGCGTCTCCAAGAGCGTGGCGGGCTACGTCGCGGCGGACCGCGGTTTCGGCCTGCTGGCCATGTATTTCGTCACGGGCGCGACGATCTTCAGCGCCTTCGCCTTCTTGGGCGGCCCGGGCTGGGCGTACTCCAGGGGAGCGGCCGCCTTCTACATCCTGGCGTACGGCGTGCTGGGCATCGTCCCCTGGTACTGGATCGGCCCGCGCGCGGCGCGGCTCGGCCGGCGCTTCGGCTTCGTCACGCAGGCGCAGCTGGTCGTGGGCCGGTTTCCCAGCCGCGGGCTGTCCGCCGGGCTGGCGGTGGTGTCCGTGCTGGCCTTCATCCCGTACCTCATGCTGCAGATGTCGGGCGCGGGCATCGTCTTCGAGGCGGTCACCGACGGTCACGTACCCTTCTGGGCCGGCGCCGCGGTGGCATACGGCGTCGTGCTCCTCTACGTCCTGCGCAGCGGCGTTGCCGCGATCGGCTGGACGAACGTCTTCCAGGGCGTGTTCATGCTGACCATCGCCTGGACCCTCGGCGTGTACATTCCCGCGACGCTGTACGGCGGGATCGGGCCGATGTTCGAGCGCATCGCGGAGGCGCGCCCGGAGCTGCTCACGCTGCCGGGCCTCACCGGCAGCGGCGATCCGTGGACGTGGGGCGGGTTCAGCTCGGCCATCCTGGCGTCCGCGATCGGCTTCCTGATGTGGCCGCACCTGTTCATGAAGTCCTTCACGGCCCGCAGCGATGAGACCATCCGGCGCACGGTCGTGCTCTTCCCCACGTTCCAGCTGTTCCTGATTCCGATCTTTCTGATCGGCTTCGCGGGGGTCCTCTTCCCCACCGCGCCGCCGTCGTCGGACTTCATCCTGCCGCACATGATCCTGGAGACCGGGCTGCCCGCGCTCGTGGTAGGGCTGTTCTGCGCCGGCGCGCTGTCGGCGTCCATGTCCACCGGCGACGCGCTGCTGCACGGCGCCGCGTCGATCGCCGTAGAGGACGGAATCCAGCCCTTCGCGCGCATGGAGGAGCGGCGCGCCCGCCTGTCCATGCAGGCGCTGGTGGTCGTGATCGGGGCGATCGCGTACCTGCTGGCGGTGGTGCTGCGCGTCAACCTGGTGCAGCTGCTGCTGGGGGCGTACGGCGTGGTGGATCAGCTCGCGCCGCCGGTCTACGCGGCGCTGCTGTGGCGCCGCGCCACGACCCCCGGCGTGCTCGCGGGCCTGGCCGGAGGCACCGCCACGACGTTGTTCTTCTTCTTCAACGGCCATTTGCGCCCCTGGGACATCCACGAGGGCTTGCTGGGGCTGGCGGTGAACGTGGCGCTTTTGATAGCGGTCAGCCTGGCTACCGCGCCGCAGCGGGAGGCGCACGCCGGTGCGTTCGTGGAGGCGACGGAAGAAGGGCCGGCGGCGTCAACCTCCGGGCTCTGA
- a CDS encoding acyclic terpene utilization AtuA family protein, whose product MPPASIRIASGQGFWGDRLDAPVEQVRRGPIDYLVLDYLAEVTMSILEKQRSRDPSQGYARDFVPLTGKIFPDLVERGIRVVANAGGVNIEGCRDAVLEQARAAGLGGRARVGAVRGDDILERLPDLIEQGHELANMETGEPLASVLDRVEAANAYIGAAPIVEALRRDAHVVVTGRSTDTALTYGPMMHAFGWSPDEYDKIASGIVAGHINECGAQASGGNCLVRWREVPDLVDVGYPIIEAAADGSFVVTKHAGTGGIISPAVIKEQLLYEMGDPRSYITPDAVADFTTIELAAAGPDRVRVSGVRGAPPTPTLKVSISYHAGWKAAGTLVYAWPDAVDKARAADRLLRERLDRLGIALDAVRTEFVGWNSAHGHLAGPPPEDLPEVQLRVAVRSSQRRPVEEFGREIAPLILSGPPTVTGFAGGRPRPQQIVAYWPALIDRDAIESQLRVDVTEA is encoded by the coding sequence ATGCCGCCAGCGTCCATCCGCATCGCCTCGGGGCAGGGGTTCTGGGGTGACAGGCTCGATGCGCCCGTAGAGCAGGTGCGCAGGGGCCCCATCGACTACCTCGTCCTGGATTACCTGGCCGAGGTGACCATGTCCATCCTGGAGAAGCAGCGCAGCCGGGACCCCAGCCAGGGCTACGCGCGGGACTTCGTGCCGCTCACCGGAAAGATCTTCCCGGACCTGGTCGAGCGCGGCATTCGCGTGGTGGCCAACGCGGGTGGGGTCAACATCGAAGGGTGCCGCGACGCGGTGCTCGAGCAGGCCCGCGCCGCGGGCCTCGGCGGGCGCGCTCGCGTGGGCGCGGTGAGGGGCGACGACATCCTGGAGCGGCTGCCGGACCTGATCGAGCAGGGACACGAGCTCGCCAACATGGAGACAGGCGAGCCGCTGGCGTCGGTGCTGGACCGGGTCGAGGCGGCGAACGCCTACATCGGCGCCGCGCCCATCGTCGAAGCGTTGCGCCGGGACGCGCACGTTGTCGTCACGGGCCGCTCCACGGACACCGCGCTCACCTACGGGCCCATGATGCACGCGTTCGGCTGGAGCCCGGACGAGTACGACAAGATCGCGTCCGGCATCGTAGCCGGGCACATCAACGAATGCGGCGCGCAGGCTTCGGGGGGCAACTGCCTGGTGCGCTGGCGGGAGGTGCCGGATCTGGTCGACGTGGGCTATCCCATCATCGAGGCGGCCGCCGACGGCTCGTTCGTCGTGACCAAGCACGCCGGCACGGGAGGGATCATCTCGCCGGCGGTGATCAAGGAGCAGCTCCTCTACGAGATGGGCGACCCGCGCTCCTACATCACGCCGGACGCGGTGGCCGACTTCACGACCATCGAGCTCGCCGCCGCCGGCCCCGACCGGGTGCGCGTCAGCGGCGTGCGCGGCGCGCCGCCGACGCCCACCTTGAAGGTGTCGATATCCTATCACGCGGGCTGGAAGGCGGCGGGCACGCTCGTGTATGCATGGCCCGACGCGGTGGACAAGGCGCGCGCGGCGGACCGCTTGCTGCGGGAGCGACTCGACCGGCTGGGCATCGCGCTGGACGCGGTGCGAACCGAGTTCGTGGGTTGGAATTCGGCGCACGGCCATCTCGCCGGCCCGCCCCCCGAAGACCTTCCCGAGGTCCAGTTGAGGGTGGCCGTGCGTAGCAGCCAGCGTCGTCCGGTGGAGGAATTCGGCCGGGAGATCGCGCCGCTCATTCTGAGCGGACCCCCGACCGTGACGGGATTCGCCGGGGGGCGGCCGCGGCCGCAGCAGATCGTCGCCTACTGGCCGGCGCTGATCGACCGCGACGCGATCGAGTCGCAGTTGCGCGTAGACGTGACGGAGGCCTGA
- a CDS encoding acyl-CoA dehydrogenase family protein, with protein sequence MELYLDEKHQRLRADVREFADSEIVPIAAEYDVHCRFPWDNIRKMADRGYFGVNVPEEYGGIGLDYLSYILVIEEISRADASHGITISAHSTLGMSPIVNFGTEEQKRRFVPLLASGRVLAGFGLTEPGSGSDSGGSRTVGVRENGGWRLSGSKIFITHAGVGEVFVVTAVTDRDSGTSGISSFIVTKPTTDLEEAERVGVGHAEELAPFTAGVRAGKKEDKMGWRASDTRELLLDDVDVPAENLLGGEGEGFVNFMKTLDSGRIGIGALALGLAQGAFDEALRFSGKRHQFERPIRDFQGVQFSLADMATEIEAGRHLIYHAAWLKERGRPYGKQASMAKLYTSELAMRTTTRAVQLMGAYGYTNEYPVERMMRDAKVCEIGEGTSEIQRMLIARSLFQEEQE encoded by the coding sequence ATGGAGCTGTACCTAGACGAGAAGCACCAGCGGTTGCGCGCCGACGTGCGTGAATTCGCGGACAGCGAGATCGTGCCGATCGCCGCCGAGTACGACGTGCACTGTCGGTTTCCGTGGGACAACATCCGCAAGATGGCGGATCGGGGTTACTTCGGCGTGAACGTGCCGGAGGAGTACGGCGGCATCGGGCTGGACTATCTGAGCTACATTCTTGTCATCGAAGAGATCTCGCGCGCCGACGCCAGCCACGGCATCACCATCAGCGCGCACTCCACCCTGGGCATGTCGCCCATCGTCAACTTCGGCACCGAGGAGCAGAAGCGACGCTTCGTGCCGCTCCTGGCGAGCGGCAGGGTGCTGGCCGGCTTCGGCCTGACCGAGCCCGGATCCGGGTCGGACTCGGGCGGTTCTCGAACGGTGGGCGTGCGCGAGAACGGCGGCTGGCGCCTGTCCGGCAGCAAGATCTTCATCACGCACGCCGGCGTCGGCGAGGTTTTCGTGGTCACCGCGGTGACCGATCGGGACTCGGGGACAAGCGGAATCTCCAGCTTCATCGTCACCAAGCCGACGACCGACCTGGAGGAGGCCGAGCGCGTGGGTGTCGGCCACGCCGAGGAGCTGGCGCCCTTCACCGCGGGCGTCCGGGCGGGCAAGAAAGAGGACAAGATGGGGTGGCGCGCGTCGGACACGCGCGAGCTGTTGCTGGACGACGTCGACGTTCCCGCCGAGAACCTCCTCGGTGGAGAGGGCGAGGGATTCGTCAACTTCATGAAGACCCTGGACTCGGGCCGCATCGGCATCGGCGCGCTGGCCCTCGGGCTGGCCCAGGGGGCGTTCGACGAGGCGCTTCGCTTCAGCGGGAAGCGGCACCAGTTCGAGCGGCCGATCAGGGACTTTCAGGGCGTGCAGTTCTCCCTGGCCGACATGGCGACTGAAATAGAGGCGGGTCGACACCTGATCTACCACGCCGCCTGGCTCAAGGAGCGCGGGCGGCCGTACGGCAAGCAGGCGTCGATGGCGAAGCTGTACACCAGCGAGCTGGCCATGCGCACGACGACGCGCGCGGTTCAGCTCATGGGTGCATACGGATACACGAACGAGTACCCGGTCGAGCGGATGATGCGAGACGCGAAAGTCTGCGAGATCGGAGAGGGAACTAGCGAGATCCAGCGCATGCTGATCGCCCGGTCCCTGTTCCAGGAGGAGCAGGAGTAG
- the rpmA gene encoding 50S ribosomal protein L27, whose amino-acid sequence MAHKKGVGSTRNGRDSNPQYLGVKRYGGESVRAGNILVRQRGTKLHPGRNVGRGRDDTLFALIDGVVTFERKDRSRKQVSVYPREA is encoded by the coding sequence ATGGCACACAAGAAGGGTGTCGGCTCGACCCGCAACGGGAGGGACTCCAACCCGCAGTACCTGGGTGTCAAACGGTACGGCGGGGAAAGCGTGCGCGCGGGCAACATTCTCGTGCGTCAGCGGGGCACCAAGCTCCACCCCGGGCGCAACGTCGGCCGCGGCCGTGACGACACGCTGTTCGCGCTGATCGACGGAGTGGTGACCTTCGAGCGGAAGGATCGGTCCCGCAAACAGGTCTCGGTCTACCCGCGGGAGGCCTAG